GACCCCTCGAGGCCGAAGAACGTCACGAGTACAGGAGTCTCGTTCTGCAGGAAGAACACGATGAGCAGGACGAGGAGGATCAGTGCACACACGATGGCCGTCCAGATCGCACCGCTGCGGGACCGTGCCGCCGGGTTCCTGCCCCCGCGGCCTCCCCGGACCTCCCCGGGGATCGCACCGCCCTGATCGTGGGTGCTGCGATGATCTGTCGGATCGGAAGTCATGATGGTGCCTTTCCTCGAGCAGTCGCCCCCAGGAGGCGACAGGGGTCAGGGGCGCACCCGGATCGGTGCATCGCCCTTCAGAGCGAGTATACATAAGCACCCTTACTATCTGCCGCGCAACCGGTGCGCTGGAACCCGAGGCCAGCGCCGGCCTCCGACCATTGTCGGTACACGAACTGATGTACCTTTGCATGCATGGAAACCATCACCCGGTCCTCCGTCCTGGCACGGTTCGGCTATGCGCTCTCGGATCCCACGCGATCCCGGGTCCTGCTGGCACTGCGCGAGGCGCCGTCCTACCCGGGTGACCTCGCCGAGATGGCCGGGGTCAGCAAGCAGAGCCTGTCGAATCACCTGACGTGCCTGCGCGGGTGCGGACTGGTGGTCGCGGTTCCCGAGGGGCGCCGGGTCCGGTACGAGCTCGCGGACCCGAAATTGGGCGAGGCCCTCACCGCCCTGCTGGACGTCGTGGCCATCAGCGGCCCCGAGTGCTGCTGCACCACGAAGGACGCCCATGTCGCAGGAAGGGCGTGCTGCTGATGAGCACTCACTCCTCGATCACGTCGGACCGGTCGGTGCGACCCTCCCCGACGACGGAGCGCCGGGCGGTCCTGTCCCGCCGGATCCGCCTGTTCGTCGCGGCGACGATCACCTACAACGTCATCGAAGCCGTCGTCGCGATCAGCGCCGGCACGATGGCGTCCTCCAGCGCCCTGATCGGCTTCGGCCTGGACTCGATCGTCGAGGTCCTGTCGGCGGCCGCCGTGGCGTGGCAGTTCGCCGGCCGCGATCCGGAGGCTCGTGAGAAGACCGCGCTGCGCCTGATCGCGTTCTCCTTCTTCGGGCTCGCCGCGTTCGTGACCTTCGATTCCGTCCGCAGTCTGCTCGGCGGGGCGGAGGCCGATCACTCTCCGGTCGGAATCATCCTTGCAGCGGTCAGCCTTGCCGTGATGCCGTTCCTGTCCTGGGCGCAGCGTCGGGCCGGACGTGAACTCGGTTCCCGCTCCGCCGTCGCGGACTCGAAGCAGACCCTGCTCTGCACGTACCTGTCAGGAGTCCTGCTGGTGGGCCTGCTGCTCAACAGCACCCTCGGTTGGTCCTGGGCCGACCCGATCGCCGCCCTGGTCATCGCCGCCGTCGCCATCAAGGAAGGCCGCGAGGCATGGAAGGGTGACTCGTGCTGCGCCCCGTCGTTCGGAACCCCCGACACCCCCGAAGGCGTTGACTCCTGTGGGAGCACGACGGCCGGTGGCACGGACACCCCGACAGCCGCCGCGTCTTGCGCATGCTGCGCGCACGACTGACGCTCCCGGCACGATCCGGATCCACCAGCCGTTCCCTGCCATCGGCCGGGAACGGCCAGGGCCACGCAATTCCACGACGAGGAGACACCACAGTGCCGACCCCCGCCCCCGCTCCCAGCACGACGCCTGACACGAAGAAGGGCCTGAGCGTGCAGAACCGGATCGCGATCGGCCTGCTCGCCGCCGTCGCCCTCGTCATAGGCCTCGTCCTCCTCGTGAACACGCTCGGCGCGCAGGGCCAGGCCGCCGGCACGACGAACGCCGCCGCCGGCGTGGTCCGTGAGGACAGCCATCGACTGTCCCAGGCTCCGGACGAGAAGGCCGTCCT
This genomic interval from Arthrobacter agilis contains the following:
- a CDS encoding ArsR/SmtB family transcription factor, with translation METITRSSVLARFGYALSDPTRSRVLLALREAPSYPGDLAEMAGVSKQSLSNHLTCLRGCGLVVAVPEGRRVRYELADPKLGEALTALLDVVAISGPECCCTTKDAHVAGRACC
- a CDS encoding lipopolysaccharide assembly protein LapA domain-containing protein; translation: MTSDPTDHRSTHDQGGAIPGEVRGGRGGRNPAARSRSGAIWTAIVCALILLVLLIVFFLQNETPVLVTFFGLEGSIALGLALLIAAVGGGLVVALVGAVRIIKLRAAARRSTR
- a CDS encoding cation transporter, with the protein product MSTHSSITSDRSVRPSPTTERRAVLSRRIRLFVAATITYNVIEAVVAISAGTMASSSALIGFGLDSIVEVLSAAAVAWQFAGRDPEAREKTALRLIAFSFFGLAAFVTFDSVRSLLGGAEADHSPVGIILAAVSLAVMPFLSWAQRRAGRELGSRSAVADSKQTLLCTYLSGVLLVGLLLNSTLGWSWADPIAALVIAAVAIKEGREAWKGDSCCAPSFGTPDTPEGVDSCGSTTAGGTDTPTAAASCACCAHD